A region from the Schistocerca serialis cubense isolate TAMUIC-IGC-003099 chromosome 1, iqSchSeri2.2, whole genome shotgun sequence genome encodes:
- the LOC126415935 gene encoding protein spitz-like isoform X2 — protein sequence MPPPLATIVLVVSTVLSIAEACSSRSTPKPRSAAPTARPNVTFHTYDCPPTYAKWYCLNHATCFVVKIGDSLLYNCECADGYMGQRCEYKDLDGTYLPSRQRVMLETASIAGGATIAVFLVVFVCIAVYIHLQRKQKELRASCTDGSSRDLEQRPFSRDVLAISIGRSNQTQNSSESHMPVETAGFTTLVTHAGTEQLPSSQWHQPVSRA from the exons AGGCATGCTCGAGCAGGTCGACGCCCAAGCCGCGGTCCGCAGCCCCCACGGCGCGGCCCAACGTCACATTCCACACGTACGATTGCCCGCCGACCTACGCCAAGTGGTACTGCCTCAACCACGCCACCTGCTTCGTCGTCAAGATCGGCGATTCCCTCCTCTACAATTGCGA GTGTGCAGATGGGTACATGGGACAAAGGTGCGAATACAAAGACTTGGATGGAACTTACTTAC cATCCCGGCAGCGTGTTATGCTAGAGACGGCCAGCATTGCAGGTGGTGCCACAATTGCTGTGTTCCTTGTTGTTTTTGTTTGTAtagctgtttacattcacctacaGCGAAAACAAAAAGAACTACGAGCCAG TTGTACAGACGGTAGCAGTCGAGACCTCGAACAACGACCTTTCAGTAGAGATGTACTGGCCATCTCCATTGGTAGATCGAATCAGACTCAGAACTCATCT GAATCTCATATGCCAGTGGAAACAGCAGGCTTCACTACGCTTGTTACTCATGCCGGCACAGAACAGTTGCCTAGCAGTCAGTGGCACCAACCTGTGTCGAGAGCGTGA